A window of the Thermodesulfovibrionales bacterium genome harbors these coding sequences:
- a CDS encoding ribosome maturation factor RimP: MDDIKERIWRLARKSAEQEDLEVVDVELSRGKKVLLRVFIDKEGGVTIEDCERMSRALEALLDIEDPIQESYILEVSSPGLDRPLRSKNDFIRNMGRLARVITRDKVDNQNFFVGKIEGADEEGIILNLGKRTVFIRYDNITRANLEVEIR; encoded by the coding sequence ATGGATGACATAAAAGAAAGGATATGGAGACTTGCAAGGAAGAGTGCTGAGCAGGAAGACCTTGAAGTGGTGGATGTAGAACTCAGTCGTGGCAAAAAGGTTTTACTAAGAGTTTTTATAGATAAAGAAGGCGGAGTCACAATAGAGGATTGTGAGAGGATGAGCAGGGCGCTTGAGGCCTTACTTGATATTGAGGATCCAATACAGGAATCCTATATACTTGAAGTCTCGTCACCGGGACTTGACAGACCTTTGAGGAGTAAAAATGATTTTATAAGAAATATGGGAAGACTTGCGAGGGTTATAACCAGGGATAAGGTAGATAATCAGAATTTTTTTGTAGGAAAGATAGAAGGAGCAGATGAGGAAGGAATTATCCTCAACCTTGGCAAAAGAACGGTGTTTATAAGATATGATAATATAACAAGGGCAAATCTTGAGGTGGAGATAAGATGA